The following are encoded in a window of Neorhodopirellula lusitana genomic DNA:
- a CDS encoding NTF2 fold immunity protein, translating to MDCDHDDPESVVLCFIAAMHQWELDSHAARRAARDTADPYSYQPAIVSAMAHVFSQFCTPKPRPHGRNASFQNPPEYNPDHESIQSSATQGRAASVYTHRDSVFGGLFRYTLKRIDNRWLIDTLWQRNDDDSESPAVL from the coding sequence ATGGATTGCGACCACGACGATCCCGAATCTGTGGTTCTCTGCTTCATCGCCGCGATGCACCAATGGGAACTCGACTCTCACGCTGCTCGTCGCGCAGCCCGCGACACTGCCGACCCATACTCCTACCAACCTGCGATAGTTTCCGCGATGGCGCACGTTTTCTCGCAATTCTGTACTCCCAAACCGCGACCGCATGGGCGCAATGCATCGTTCCAAAACCCGCCTGAATACAACCCTGACCACGAATCCATCCAATCATCCGCGACTCAGGGGCGGGCGGCGTCCGTTTACACACATCGTGATTCCGTATTCGGCGGTCTATTCCGCTATACACTCAAACGAATTGACAATCGCTGGTTGATCGACACTCTCTGGCAGCGCAACGATGACGACTCCGAATCGCCAGCCGTCCTCTAG